The following is a genomic window from Ignavibacteria bacterium.
GTGATAAAGTAACAGACATAAAACCGCTGCGCGGTTTTTTATGTTGTTCCCGTTATTCATACCCAGGGTTATAAATCCTCTAAAGGGGAATTATAACCCTGGGCTACAGATATAAAACCGCTCGCGCGGTTTTTTTATTGGATGTATTAGTGTTCAGAAACCTTTTCCAGAACCTCTCCGCTCAGCTTCATATTGTGTGATGCCAGAGCCATATCGCCCAGTGAGCAGATGCCTACAAGCCGTTTCTGGCGGTTGAGGATGATAAGCCTCCTAATCTGGTTTTTTTCCATTGTTTCAGCCATTTTCTCAACCGGCTCATCTTCGTAGCAATAGACAACTTTTTTTGTCATAATGTCGCGGACCTTATCGGTCTTAGGGTCGTGTCCTTCGGCAGAAGACCTTATAACAATATCGCGGTCGGTTATCATTCCGATTAGTTTATCGTTTTCGTAGACCGGCAGAATTCCGCAGTCGAGCGATTTCATTTTCTGAGCCGCCTCGGCAACAGAAATTTCGGGTTTTATAATTTCCACATGCGGTGTCATAATTTCTTTAATTGTCATTTCAATCCTCCTTATAATGTTTGTTACAATACTATTCAAAAAATCGCTTAAAGTGTCAAGTGATTTCCCTGCGGGGGATTTTTTGAATACCATTGAAGTAAGGGGGAGAATATAATGCAGGGGCGGCTTTGAGCCTGTGGAGGGCAGATGGCTCATCCGCCCCTGCAGCGCATTATATTTCAAGATAAGATTACTGGACTGTTACTGTTCCTTTCATCACCTGCTGGTGCGGCCTGCAGTAATAATTGAAGGTGCCTTTTGTATCAAACTTATAGCTGAATGTGGCATTCTGGCCTATTAAGCCGCTGT
Proteins encoded in this region:
- a CDS encoding CBS domain-containing protein, with the translated sequence MTIKEIMTPHVEIIKPEISVAEAAQKMKSLDCGILPVYENDKLIGMITDRDIVIRSSAEGHDPKTDKVRDIMTKKVVYCYEDEPVEKMAETMEKNQIRRLIILNRQKRLVGICSLGDMALASHNMKLSGEVLEKVSEH